The Ciconia boyciana chromosome 7, ASM3463844v1, whole genome shotgun sequence region TTGCAGGCAGGACAGATCTCTGCTCCCACCGGCTGGGCTTTGCTCTTGTGCCACGTTACCCTGCATGACATTTTCCCTCTGTCATTCCTCTGACTTTTCACGTGCTGCTTCCCATCAGAAAGGCGGCTGCGTCTCGGTGATGCTCTGTGATGAGCGGCACCGAAAGCCGTGCCAAATTCTGCCGGtccctgggcagctgctgcaccAGGATGGAGACAAGAGGGAGCAGCCATGAAACCTGGTTTCTCCTGGTCGAGCtgctcctcctcatcctcacaGAGCACAGCTTGTTTGCTCAGAGGtgcaaagcagctcaaaccATGGTGATTTCAGGGACTTGCCACATAAAGAAAAACGAGCAATGATGCAGGGGTTTAACTATTTAGACCCTCAAGGCCAAAATTTGGGGCTGCGAATGTTTGCAGGCTGGATCGGACTGTATTAAGTTGTATTAAACCAGGAgcctggggctgtgctgctggagccagACCGTTTGCCTGCGACGGGTGGGTGGGCAAACACCATCACGCATTTCATGGCGATTTTCCTCAATTAAAAGCCATGCTCGGTGCCGTGCAGCCGGTCACCTTGGGAGGCACGTGTTTTGCATGGATGTGGCTGTGTAAAGCAGCCTTGGCTGGCGCTGTCTGGGTCCAGCCTCTGCCCGGTGCTGTATTCATCATTTTCAAGGAATAATTTGTGACCTGGTGTTTGCTGATGAAACGATGCAATGATTTTCCTGCTTGGCGTGCACGGCACTACTTACGCTGCTGAAAAGttcaaaccaaaccaaaagccttgaaaaatgtaattgtcACAGATTGGTTCCACCTTTGTTTTTTGAGCTGGATTTATTACACATTGAGCAGCTTTTTATACTTACACAGACACGTAGCTCTGCCTGCAAAACCTGCTGTTTGCTTAATTGCCAATTAGAGCCATGATTTCAGCAAATTTTCGGCTTCCTCAGTGCAACAATTACCTGATTCACCTCCGGAAAACTGGATCGGACCTTTGCACGTGTTGCTGCGTCTCTGCGCAGCTTCACCACGAGCCTCCACAATGACGAGCTGCAGCCCCCACTTGCCTGAAACTGagatgaaaaaacatttctcccCTGCTCtaaacttattttttgttaacttttttGGTTGTCTCCAAAATTCAatcatctcttttctttgtgttgtttCAGCAAATGGGCAGCCACCCAAACCCGACGGGGAGCGGGAGCAGCCCCGCAGCCTCCCCTACTCCGTGGAGACGCCGTACGGCTTTCATTTGGACCTGGACTTCCTGAAGTACGTGGACGACATTGAGAAAGGGAACACCATCAGAAGGGTTCACATCCACCGGAAAGCCAAGCAGCCAAAATTCAGCACCCTGCCCCGAAACTTCAGCCTGCCTGAGAACGGCTCCCGTGGATGCATGTCCGCTCCCAGCAAGAGCTGGACGGCGacctgctccttcccccagcgAAAGGCATCCCTGGGGGCGGAGGAAaccccccgtcccctcctgcccaaCGAGCTGACCCTTCCTGTGGCCGATGAGCCGAGTTACCGGAGAAAAGCCCTTTTGGCGGAGACGCGGCGGCAGGCGGAGCTGGGGCGGCAGGAGGGCGAGCTCCGTGGGCGGCCACAGCTACTGCGAGCCTCCAGCATGCCCGCCGCCCTGCTGCCTGGCCAGCCCCCACCCGGGGATGGGAGGGTGCCCTCGCCCCTCCGGCCacctccccagcactgccatgAGCAGAGCGGCTCCGAAAGCACGTTTCGCCCCGCGCTGCGTTCGCCTGGCTCCGATGGCATCGTGTTAAATCTCCCCCGGGAGATGAGCTTGGAGCAAGGTGTCTCCTTGGGGCAGAAGGAGCATCCGGGTGGAGGCAGCCCGGGGCTGGTGCAGATGCAGCCCGCGTGGCAGAGCCAGCATCCCGCGGCACTGCAGGTGGTGATGGAGAGCGGAGGCGAGGAGGGCGATGCTGCCGACACCAGTGGTCGCTCCGCCTTGGCCGGGGGTGAGCCGACCTCACCGGGTGCCCTCCAGCTCGCAGAGGAGAACACAAACCCTGGGGAAAGGGAGTTAAGTGTAAGTGCAGTCACTCCAAACGTGCTGAAGAAAGGTGAGGAGGGGAGTGTCCGGGATGGAGAGAACAAGGAGAGCTGTGGTCCTCAGCCTCGTGAGGCAGGAGAGCCTGGCGGGGTTGCCGCACTGAAGCAGCAGATTGCTGCtctggaggagcagctgagcaagaagaaggaagagcttGAGCAGATCAGGGcggtgctggagcagcaggctCATGAGAtcaaggagaaggagaagagcatTCAGTTACTGGCCAGCTccaaagctcagctggaagAGAAGCTGTGCCGCGAAAACACCAAAGAGGCCAAGCTGCCGTCCAGGCAGAGCAGCGGGACTTTGCAGTGCTACGATGCTGCGGTGAACACCGACCTCTCCCAGGTAACCGGGACCAAGCAGGCCCATGATAAAGGCATCAACGTAAATATCCCGGTCTCTACCAAATCCATAGGATGCAGCGTCCGCAGAGCAGACAACATGAACGTGCAGGCGATGGAGCTGGGTGCTTGGAGAGATCAGGGACTGGCAGACGCTTGCACTGGTGCCAGTGGAGAGGGACCTGGACATTTTGGTGAAGCCGACATCGAGGCTGCCCTTCAGGCACCATGCTTCACCCAACTGAAGATTGATGAGCACCTCAGCGATGACAATCAAAATCACAGGAATAACTACGATACCCAGAGTCTCGCTGCTCATGCGGTGACTGCAGAAAGCTATCGAGGAACAAGAATTGGCTCAAACACAGGAGGAAACAAGGCAGGCTTTGGCGAAGATAAACCTCGAGATGGGCTGGAAGAGAAAGGTCCCCCTGACCACGAGGATCTCCCTGCTGTTGACCCCATCAGCCAATAcgtaaaaaaaatccaggagcTTTTGCAGGAGCAGTGGCTGTGTTTGGAGCACGGCTACCCCGAGTTAGCGAGCGCTATTAAACAGCCGGCCTCCAAGCTCAGCTCCATTCAGAACCAATTAGTTAATTCCTTAAACTCGTTGCTGTCTGCCTACTCTGCGCAAGGGCCCGCGGATAAGGAGAATTCGAACACACACTATCAACAGTTGGGTAAATAATATTGGCATAGGTTTTGACATGTCCGGGCCAAATCTCTTGCCATTTATTCAAGTGTTGAGCAGGGGTGATGCAGTGGAGTTCGGTGGTATAATTAGTATCAGTCAGATCAGAAATAACCCCTCCTAAACATGTATGAGAAAGGCAAATCTCTGCACATCATAAGCTATGTGATcttaaataacaaaaagcaaacaaacccatGTAGGAGCTGATAAAGCTGTGTCTCAGCTATATGCAGGATCAGCTTCCAAAAGTGGCCGTACTTGTGGCTATTCCATCAAATAACCATTTTTCTTAATTGGATTGGACATCTCAATTTGGAAGGATATGGGACTCATGCTCATCTGGGGTAAATCAGCATGAAGTTCACCAGAACCAAACCTAATCCAAGCTAACTAGGCAACTAGGCTGGGAAAAGACCTGTCCCCACTCACAGCCGTTCATCTAAAATCATTTTAGCTTATATGAAGATAAGAATCCAAAACCGAAGGCTGCCTGTTCACTGTCGGGGGGGTACAAATAGATAAGTGACCTATTACTTATAAGCAATACATGTGAGACTATTCAAACTCCGATGGAAAGACTCATCCATGTAGTATTATAGGAGACGTATATAGGAGATTTCCAATACAttagtatggaaaaaaatagaaaacattacAAAAGTAAAACCTACTTATATTCATAGGACACGTATATAATTCCCAGTCACTTCCTTTATATTCCCAGTCACTTGGAGATGTTTGAGACCTGGATTTTAAAGGTGGCAAGGCAGGTTCAGATCATGGCCAGGTGCATCAGTTGTTTTGCAAGACATAAAAAGCATCTCCTAAGATGAACTAAGATGCTTACGGTTGTGATTTGTAGTTTGCTGCTAGAGGTTGGGAATAATAATTGATAATTATGGCACATCTGCTTAATTAATAtctattattttgtattttgctaGAAATCTCTCCAACCACAAGTCTTAAATCtatcatgaaaaagaaaggttatGGTTTCCATGCAGGAGGCAATGGGACCAAAAAGAATCTTCAGTTTGTTGGGGTAAATGGTGGGTAAGCATCCGTTCAGAAGATAAAACTGCCTTTTAACATGTGATCTCCTCTGTATCGCTGAAGaagtcattctttttttcccctcttttcccctccaaacCTCGTGATTAAAAGGCCATTTGAAATGGaccctcttttctcccttctttaaTCCAGCACTGATAACCTGTAAGTAACCCTGTAGAAAAGATGTTGGTGTTTCCAGCGCAgccagggacaccctggggactgACACTCTCTGCACCCCCATCTTTTGGGGCTTCATCCAAAACCCAGCTGGGTCCATGGGAAGATTCCCACTAACTTTGGTG contains the following coding sequences:
- the KANK4 gene encoding KN motif and ankyrin repeat domain-containing protein 4 isoform X1, with translation MEKTDANGQPPKPDGEREQPRSLPYSVETPYGFHLDLDFLKYVDDIEKGNTIRRVHIHRKAKQPKFSTLPRNFSLPENGSRGCMSAPSKSWTATCSFPQRKASLGAEETPRPLLPNELTLPVADEPSYRRKALLAETRRQAELGRQEGELRGRPQLLRASSMPAALLPGQPPPGDGRVPSPLRPPPQHCHEQSGSESTFRPALRSPGSDGIVLNLPREMSLEQGVSLGQKEHPGGGSPGLVQMQPAWQSQHPAALQVVMESGGEEGDAADTSGRSALAGGEPTSPGALQLAEENTNPGERELSVSAVTPNVLKKGEEGSVRDGENKESCGPQPREAGEPGGVAALKQQIAALEEQLSKKKEELEQIRAVLEQQAHEIKEKEKSIQLLASSKAQLEEKLCRENTKEAKLPSRQSSGTLQCYDAAVNTDLSQVTGTKQAHDKGINVNIPVSTKSIGCSVRRADNMNVQAMELGAWRDQGLADACTGASGEGPGHFGEADIEAALQAPCFTQLKIDEHLSDDNQNHRNNYDTQSLAAHAVTAESYRGTRIGSNTGGNKAGFGEDKPRDGLEEKGPPDHEDLPAVDPISQYVKKIQELLQEQWLCLEHGYPELASAIKQPASKLSSIQNQLVNSLNSLLSAYSAQGPADKENSNTHYQQLEISPTTSLKSIMKKKGYGFHAGGNGTKKNLQFVGVNGGYETTSSEDTSCEDSPSDGDAESETERRADDLEPTQAKAGGESKEALSGTSLQERREDDDLQEPSAEAAPCTQHKADRCKPSEDFLADCQLLSKHLSEIRTTSDKHLRHVLSAVCQEWFQVSSQKSSSPEVVAAYLKALGSIQPQLLAMVVNLADRNGNTALHYSVSHSNFLIAKLLLDTGVCRLDLQNRAGYTAVMLTPLAAAETGEDMDVVMKLLKEGDVNLRAAQGGQTALMLGVSHERDDMVRALLSCQADVNLQDEEGTTALMVACRQGNADIVRLLLAQPGCQVALTDKGGNSALSLAQHAARGDIAALLQAHAEQSPSLSA
- the KANK4 gene encoding KN motif and ankyrin repeat domain-containing protein 4 isoform X2, coding for MEKTDANGQPPKPDGEREQPRSLPYSVETPYGFHLDLDFLKYVDDIEKGNTIRRVHIHRKAKQPKFSTLPRNFSLPENGSRGCMSAPSKSWTATCSFPQRKASLGAEETPRPLLPNELTLPVADEPSYRRKALLAETRRQAELGRQEGELRGRPQLLRASSMPAALLPGQPPPGDGRVPSPLRPPPQHCHEQSGSESTFRPALRSPGSDGIVLNLPREMSLEQGVSLGQKEHPGGGSPGLVQMQPAWQSQHPAALQVVMESGGEEGDAADTSGRSALAGGEPTSPGALQLAEENTNPGERELSVSAVTPNVLKKGEEGSVRDGENKESCGPQPREAGEPGGVAALKQQIAALEEQLSKKKEELEQIRAVLEQQAHEIKEKEKSIQLLASSKAQLEEKLCRENTKEAKLPSRQSSGTLQCYDAAVNTDLSQVTGTKQAHDKGINVNIPVSTKSIGCSVRRADNMNVQAMELGAWRDQGLADACTGASGEGPGHFGEADIEAALQAPCFTQLKIDEHLSDDNQNHRNNYDTQSLAAHAVTAESYRGTRIGSNTGGNKAGFGEDKPRDGLEEKGPPDHEDLPAVDPISQYVKKIQELLQEQWLCLEHGYPELASAIKQPASKLSSIQNQLVNSLNSLLSAYSAQGPADKENSNTHYQQLEISPTTSLKSIMKKKGYGFHAGGNGTKKNLQFVGVNGGYETTSSEDTSCEDSPSDGDAESETERRADDLEPTQAKAGGESKEALSGTSLQERREDDDLQEPSAEAAPCTQHKADRCKPSEDFLADCQLLSKHLSEIRTTSDKHLRHVLSAVCQEWFQVSSQKSSSPEVVAAYLKALGSIQPQLLAMVVNLADRNGNTALHYSVSHSNFLIAKLLLDTGVCRLDLQNRAGYTAVMLTPLAAAETGEDMDVVMKLLKEGDVNLRAAQADVNLQDEEGTTALMVACRQGNADIVRLLLAQPGCQVALTDKGGNSALSLAQHAARGDIAALLQAHAEQSPSLSA